The proteins below are encoded in one region of Sphingobium sp. CR2-8:
- a CDS encoding nuclear transport factor 2 family protein: MMNDEGRLLSEIDARAQIHDVLVKLCQGVDRLDRDLIISCYHSDAIDNHGAFVGTPADFADWVIGRHAGHILSCMHFLGNEYIEIDGDTAKCESYVIAMYRFMKDGRLYDMTAPGRYLDKFEKRDGQWKIVDRLVLFEKDRHDPVIEKSIGPLTEMLVTSRRDEGDAAYAFFDRVRGDALAGINPGG; the protein is encoded by the coding sequence ATGATGAATGACGAAGGTCGGCTGCTGAGTGAAATTGATGCAAGGGCGCAGATCCATGACGTCCTGGTGAAATTGTGCCAAGGAGTTGATCGTCTTGATCGTGACCTGATAATATCCTGCTATCATTCGGATGCTATAGATAATCACGGCGCCTTTGTCGGAACTCCGGCGGATTTCGCTGATTGGGTGATAGGCCGACATGCGGGGCATATACTTTCATGCATGCACTTCTTGGGTAATGAATACATTGAAATTGATGGTGATACCGCCAAGTGCGAGTCCTACGTCATAGCAATGTATCGCTTCATGAAAGACGGGCGACTCTACGATATGACCGCGCCCGGTCGCTATCTGGACAAGTTTGAAAAGCGCGATGGGCAGTGGAAGATCGTCGATCGGCTCGTGTTGTTCGAGAAGGACCGGCACGATCCTGTCATCGAGAAGTCTATCGGACCGCTCACGGAAATGCTGGTCACGAGCCGCCGGGACGAGGGCGACGCGGCCTATGCGTTTTTCGATCGCGTTCGCGGTGATGCCTTGGCCGGAATCAATCCTGGAGGCTGA
- a CDS encoding TonB-dependent receptor, whose translation MIKLKKSRCLEGSLVSLAIALAAPASAQDVVQPPLPSTASVANDSQLEDIVVTAQRREENIQKIPIAVTAIGGAALANRGLDNLEQVKTVIPGLNLSSNNGVTLPFLRGIGNPGTALGNEASVGVYVDGIYYSRLPSGVFSLNNLSRIEVLKGPQGTLFGRNSSGGVIQLVTLDPSHVASMKGSIGYGNYDTFEANAYATTGLSETVAADISLSGRRQGEGYGKFVPTGNRTNYQDNFSVRSKILVTPSDLTSVALGGFYTYSKNNLAGNAFPGTRSGYSSQPNSQPLPIIGFYDQANDAISESYQKATTWGVSLTAEQEISFAALKSITAYMDTNAQMLADSDYTDRADGLATPSGHVRQFTQELQASSLSGSPVQWVGGLFYYNTVSAYDSRTRFFSPAGTIASLGGTTGFISLGRQHAKSYAAYGQATYEILPRLKVTGGLRYTIDRIDANGGLFRPDGTVFGPLREPGKFKTEKLTFRAAADYQFTDDVLGYVSFNRGFKSAVFALLTYNSTPAKPEQVDAYEVGLKGELFDRHVRFSLAAFHYNVKDPQVTITRAPTLILSNAGKSTVDGLEGDVQVRVMSGLTLRASAAYLDSKYKDFGQIINGVCVGCAPSGIPNPNAPFGATASAVVANGNQTPYVSKFTGSLGADYEFRTGIGTVLISTDYQHNSGFYSEPDNFLRQKPFDLLNGQVKISLNDNLALRVWGRNLLDKKYVDRISTNTTPAGYIYTPAAPITFGGAIDFKF comes from the coding sequence GCCCGCGTCTGCTCAAGACGTGGTACAGCCGCCATTGCCATCGACGGCATCTGTCGCGAACGACAGCCAGCTCGAGGACATCGTCGTTACCGCGCAGCGACGGGAAGAAAATATTCAGAAAATCCCGATCGCAGTGACTGCGATCGGCGGCGCTGCTCTTGCCAATCGTGGGCTCGACAATCTCGAACAGGTCAAGACGGTTATCCCTGGCCTAAACCTCAGTTCGAACAACGGGGTCACCCTGCCATTCCTGCGCGGGATCGGTAATCCCGGCACCGCCCTTGGTAACGAGGCGAGTGTCGGCGTCTACGTTGACGGCATCTATTATTCCCGCCTGCCGAGCGGCGTGTTCTCTTTGAACAACCTGAGCCGCATCGAAGTTCTTAAAGGGCCCCAAGGTACGCTCTTTGGGCGCAACTCGTCCGGCGGCGTCATTCAACTCGTCACGCTGGATCCATCCCATGTTGCTTCGATGAAAGGGAGTATCGGCTATGGCAATTACGATACGTTCGAAGCCAATGCCTATGCTACTACCGGTTTGTCCGAGACTGTCGCCGCGGATATCTCGCTGTCGGGGCGTCGTCAGGGCGAAGGGTACGGCAAATTTGTGCCGACTGGCAACCGGACAAACTACCAGGATAATTTCTCGGTCCGTTCGAAGATTCTTGTCACCCCGTCCGATCTGACGTCGGTCGCTCTAGGCGGATTCTATACATACTCGAAAAACAACCTTGCTGGGAATGCTTTCCCGGGAACCCGTAGCGGCTATTCCTCGCAGCCAAATTCTCAGCCGCTGCCGATCATAGGCTTCTACGATCAGGCGAACGACGCCATCTCCGAGTCCTATCAGAAAGCCACGACGTGGGGTGTATCTCTGACCGCAGAGCAAGAGATTTCGTTTGCCGCGCTCAAGAGCATCACGGCATATATGGACACCAATGCACAGATGCTGGCTGACAGCGATTACACCGATCGTGCGGACGGCCTTGCCACGCCTTCGGGTCACGTTCGTCAGTTTACGCAGGAACTGCAGGCGTCCTCGTTGAGCGGAAGCCCTGTCCAGTGGGTAGGCGGACTTTTCTATTATAACACTGTCAGCGCCTACGACAGTCGGACTCGCTTCTTTAGTCCGGCGGGTACGATTGCATCGCTGGGCGGGACGACAGGCTTCATTTCGCTCGGTAGACAGCACGCTAAATCCTACGCGGCATACGGCCAGGCCACCTATGAAATTCTGCCCAGACTGAAAGTGACCGGCGGTCTGCGGTACACGATTGACCGGATCGATGCGAATGGAGGACTATTCCGCCCTGATGGGACAGTATTCGGTCCCCTGAGGGAGCCGGGGAAATTCAAAACTGAAAAGCTGACGTTCCGCGCGGCGGCCGACTATCAATTCACGGACGATGTGCTGGGCTATGTCTCATTCAATCGTGGTTTCAAGTCGGCCGTATTCGCCTTGCTGACCTACAACAGCACACCGGCGAAGCCGGAACAGGTGGATGCCTATGAGGTCGGTCTGAAAGGCGAGCTATTTGACCGACATGTTCGCTTTAGCCTGGCGGCTTTTCATTACAACGTCAAAGATCCGCAGGTCACAATCACGCGAGCACCGACGCTTATTTTGTCGAATGCCGGCAAGTCGACGGTCGATGGTCTGGAGGGCGATGTTCAGGTACGCGTGATGTCGGGCCTGACCTTGCGAGCATCGGCGGCGTACCTCGACTCGAAGTACAAGGACTTCGGTCAGATTATCAACGGTGTTTGCGTTGGTTGTGCACCGAGCGGGATTCCAAATCCGAACGCTCCATTCGGCGCGACAGCGTCGGCTGTCGTGGCGAATGGCAACCAGACGCCCTATGTTTCGAAATTCACTGGCTCATTAGGTGCGGACTATGAATTCCGGACAGGCATCGGCACTGTGCTGATTAGCACCGATTACCAGCATAATAGTGGGTTCTATTCGGAGCCGGACAACTTTCTCCGTCAGAAACCATTCGACTTGTTGAACGGGCAGGTGAAGATTTCGCTCAACGATAATCTGGCGCTCCGTGTCTGGGGACGTAATCTCCTCGACAAGAAATATGTCGACCGGATCAGCACCAATACGACACCGGCCGGTTACATCTATACACCTGCAGCACCAATTACCTTCGGTGGTGCCATCGACTTCAAATTCTAG
- a CDS encoding 2Fe-2S iron-sulfur cluster-binding protein encodes MSEIDGTVGESVMEMGKRAGIEQMIGECGGSLSCATCHVYVEKEWWDRLPPVSYDEADLLEVSHEPGPTSRLSCQIFMTEELNGLTVTMPLSQS; translated from the coding sequence GTGAGTGAGATCGACGGCACTGTCGGCGAATCAGTCATGGAGATGGGCAAGCGCGCCGGGATCGAGCAAATGATCGGCGAATGCGGCGGCTCGCTGAGTTGCGCAACGTGCCACGTCTACGTCGAGAAGGAATGGTGGGACCGGCTTCCGCCCGTGTCCTACGATGAAGCCGATTTGCTGGAGGTGTCTCACGAGCCAGGCCCGACCAGCCGGCTCAGCTGTCAGATCTTCATGACCGAGGAACTGAATGGACTGACCGTGACAATGCCGCTGTCGCAAAGTTAA
- a CDS encoding SDR family oxidoreductase, translating into MQRLDGKTALITGGTTGIGFASARRFIAEGARIAITGQNADRLAAAVDKLGGEVVAIQADASKLVDVRRIADEVDDAFGGLDIAFLNAGTGKFQSLADIDEETFDAVFAVNVKAVLFGAQSLSRVMRDGGSMIVTTSVNNQMGMLASAVYAASKGASSALVRVLAGEFAARGIRVNSVSPGPIQTEMGPKLGIPDDLRPTFLRVLQESVPMKRIGQAEELAAAVAFLASDDASYINAIELIVDGGWTGVKR; encoded by the coding sequence ATGCAACGACTGGACGGCAAGACGGCGCTCATCACAGGGGGCACCACGGGCATCGGCTTCGCATCAGCACGACGCTTCATCGCTGAAGGGGCTCGTATTGCCATTACCGGGCAAAACGCCGATCGTCTTGCCGCCGCCGTGGACAAACTGGGCGGCGAGGTTGTCGCCATCCAGGCGGATGCGTCGAAATTGGTCGATGTGCGTCGGATAGCCGACGAAGTTGACGATGCATTCGGCGGCCTGGATATCGCTTTCCTCAATGCGGGTACGGGAAAGTTTCAGTCTCTTGCCGATATAGACGAAGAAACGTTCGATGCGGTGTTTGCGGTGAACGTGAAAGCTGTTTTGTTCGGTGCCCAGTCTCTGTCCAGAGTGATGCGGGATGGAGGTTCCATGATCGTCACGACATCGGTTAACAATCAGATGGGGATGCTCGCCTCGGCCGTTTATGCTGCCTCCAAGGGCGCCTCGTCAGCGCTGGTTCGGGTCTTGGCGGGTGAGTTTGCGGCGCGCGGTATCCGGGTCAACAGTGTCAGCCCGGGACCGATCCAAACGGAGATGGGCCCCAAGCTTGGTATCCCAGATGATCTTCGGCCTACATTCCTGCGCGTCCTCCAGGAAAGCGTTCCGATGAAGCGCATCGGCCAGGCGGAGGAACTTGCCGCTGCCGTTGCGTTCCTGGCGAGTGATGACGCTTCTTATATCAACGCCATTGAGCTTATCGTTGATGGAGGATGGACCGGGGTGAAGCGCTGA
- a CDS encoding DUF1330 domain-containing protein yields the protein MSVYLVMAVEVKDSELYAKYVAGAAKALKPFNLTRLSADSEPTVYEGEQPANRLAIIEFESQEKFDEFYRSDAYQEVIGLRFASADTKFIMTMKPPAG from the coding sequence ATGAGTGTCTATCTCGTCATGGCGGTCGAAGTGAAGGACTCCGAATTGTATGCGAAATATGTTGCCGGCGCTGCAAAGGCGTTGAAGCCGTTCAACCTGACGCGACTCTCAGCCGACAGCGAACCGACAGTCTATGAAGGTGAGCAGCCTGCCAACAGGCTGGCCATAATCGAATTTGAATCTCAGGAAAAGTTCGACGAATTCTACCGCTCGGACGCGTATCAAGAGGTCATAGGCCTGCGTTTTGCCTCCGCCGATACAAAATTCATCATGACGATGAAACCACCTGCAGGCTGA
- a CDS encoding helix-turn-helix domain-containing protein: MVSGWTQEVVGEVAFPGVVAQVVDSHYEAGATASQCDPEIVLRWRSAPKGRIRAWTEGRDPRSVGQMMLIPSRVQTSAMACDGAVDTRSLALRIKPEWLQDVVGVTARSLDYPALALFQFKETNIEYAMRRMFNEVLSPSPLTPSIIKSCSTLVAFDLVSRLKQGTTDLRMHDPLSELRTRRVEEFVMTYESGWPSLQEIADSLGIGVGHMRQVYKNCTGRNLFDYMEEVRISRAKTLLDEWTIPLKVIAHRLGFSTPSAFSYAFRHKVGLTPREYRIASLRRSHITSC; encoded by the coding sequence ATGGTAAGTGGCTGGACGCAGGAAGTGGTCGGTGAAGTCGCCTTCCCAGGCGTCGTGGCTCAGGTGGTCGATAGTCATTACGAAGCAGGTGCCACCGCTTCGCAATGCGATCCGGAGATTGTTCTACGCTGGCGGAGCGCCCCTAAGGGGCGCATCCGCGCATGGACAGAAGGACGCGATCCTAGGTCAGTAGGGCAGATGATGTTGATCCCATCGCGAGTGCAAACCAGCGCGATGGCTTGCGACGGCGCGGTTGACACGCGCAGCCTCGCGCTTCGTATCAAACCGGAATGGCTCCAGGATGTCGTCGGGGTGACAGCCAGGTCGCTCGACTATCCTGCACTGGCGCTCTTCCAGTTCAAGGAGACCAACATTGAATATGCGATGAGGCGGATGTTCAACGAAGTGCTTTCCCCAAGCCCGCTTACGCCATCCATAATCAAGTCGTGCAGTACGCTAGTTGCATTCGATCTCGTGTCTCGGCTGAAGCAAGGCACTACGGACTTACGAATGCACGATCCTTTGTCCGAACTCAGGACTCGGCGCGTCGAAGAATTCGTGATGACGTACGAGAGTGGTTGGCCCTCGCTCCAGGAGATTGCTGACAGCCTGGGAATCGGCGTCGGCCACATGAGGCAGGTGTACAAGAATTGCACGGGCCGCAACCTATTTGACTATATGGAAGAGGTCCGAATTTCGCGGGCGAAAACGCTGCTGGATGAATGGACGATACCGCTTAAAGTTATTGCCCACCGTCTTGGTTTTAGCACGCCTAGTGCCTTTTCCTATGCGTTTCGCCACAAAGTCGGATTGACGCCGCGGGAATATCGCATTGCCTCACTTCGGCGATCTCATATCACGTCTTGTTGA
- a CDS encoding TonB-dependent receptor gives MANNDAGLRRLVSEQSNGRDHSMRLSTFMLTTSVAGMAIGAHCDPATAQIAAALTQDAGITTVPDEVKSTLDPATALGAQQGQGDIIVTAQRRAENVQRVPLSITALSSEQLATQGIRSVADLGGKIPSLTVQKFNGIVQPFLRGIGSSTSTAGVELSVAVYVDGVYFSRLPSSFFDLASVERVEVLKGPQGTLFGRNSTGGVINVITRKPSHDTEVSGTIGYGRFDAVDGNLYATTGLGDSAAISLSIVGKTSDGFGKNTANGHRYGYEDSVLTNAKLLWEPSSNTEITIAGFYSWSKNSGNKAAFPGTSSTTLTHYYVDRSDNGVYTSDEIGFYNSISDPDQQDIFHTYGGSVHLDQDVGFAKIVSISGYSHVSQDSQYTEYLPVKEFLVPAYARVDLYTQELQLVSQSGSPLNWIIGLYYLNNKTRYTKDTVFDIPLFYGNTPLSAPAQQKVETYAAFAQAGYHLSSSLNLTVGFRYTWDKTSAEGTVGGIQVFAPDTTKVDKASYKAALDYQIARDVMVYGLFAHGFKSGAYNILTYSSTPTAPEQLDDYEIGFKSQFLDNRIRLNAAAFYYDIKNPQVQLIQNGTTFLSNAGAARVKGAEADLSIKATQGITFRASIAYMDAKYTDYKNAPAGRPDFVVGGSIQLPNIDASGNRLPFAAKWSFNIGGDFSLDTPAGKVTLTADWFHNSGYTFEPDQFLRQGAYDLVNAQVRIQANENVGLRIWGRNLANERIVAGAASQYGYAGYPWSPAPPLTFGGAVDFKF, from the coding sequence TTGGCCAATAACGACGCCGGGCTGCGGAGGCTTGTTTCAGAGCAAAGCAATGGGAGGGACCATTCGATGAGACTATCAACGTTCATGTTAACCACTTCGGTAGCGGGTATGGCGATAGGCGCTCATTGCGATCCGGCAACGGCACAGATAGCGGCTGCGTTAACGCAGGATGCAGGCATCACAACGGTGCCAGACGAAGTAAAGAGCACTCTAGATCCTGCGACGGCGCTCGGCGCACAACAAGGCCAGGGTGACATCATTGTGACTGCGCAACGTCGCGCGGAGAATGTCCAGCGGGTTCCCCTTTCCATTACGGCGTTGAGTTCCGAGCAATTAGCGACGCAGGGCATTCGGTCGGTTGCGGATCTGGGCGGAAAAATTCCTAGTCTCACGGTTCAGAAGTTCAATGGAATTGTCCAACCATTTCTACGTGGGATCGGCTCCAGCACGTCGACGGCAGGTGTCGAATTGAGTGTCGCTGTTTATGTCGACGGCGTCTATTTTTCCCGCCTCCCATCTAGCTTTTTTGATTTGGCGAGCGTCGAACGCGTGGAGGTTCTTAAGGGGCCACAAGGCACTTTATTCGGTCGGAATTCGACCGGCGGCGTCATCAACGTGATCACGCGAAAGCCATCACATGATACTGAAGTAAGCGGCACGATCGGTTATGGCCGCTTTGATGCCGTTGACGGCAACCTGTATGCCACGACCGGTCTCGGAGACAGCGCGGCGATTTCACTATCCATCGTCGGGAAGACGAGCGACGGGTTTGGCAAAAACACCGCTAATGGCCATCGTTACGGCTATGAGGACAGCGTGCTTACCAACGCCAAACTCTTATGGGAGCCATCAAGCAATACAGAAATCACGATCGCCGGATTTTATTCCTGGTCGAAGAACTCAGGAAACAAGGCCGCCTTCCCAGGCACCTCAAGCACGACGCTTACGCACTACTATGTCGACCGAAGCGACAATGGCGTTTACACCTCTGATGAAATCGGATTTTATAATTCCATCAGCGATCCAGACCAACAAGATATATTCCACACCTATGGAGGATCTGTCCACCTTGATCAGGACGTTGGATTTGCCAAGATCGTAAGCATTTCCGGATATTCGCATGTTTCCCAGGACAGTCAATATACCGAATATCTTCCTGTTAAAGAATTTCTTGTTCCCGCATATGCGCGGGTCGATCTTTATACACAAGAGCTTCAACTAGTTAGCCAATCAGGATCACCACTTAATTGGATCATTGGACTTTACTATCTGAATAATAAAACAAGATACACTAAAGATACCGTCTTCGATATTCCATTGTTCTATGGAAACACGCCACTGAGTGCGCCGGCGCAGCAAAAAGTGGAAACCTACGCAGCCTTTGCCCAAGCAGGTTACCACCTGAGTTCGAGCCTGAATCTGACTGTCGGCTTTCGCTATACGTGGGATAAAACTTCGGCCGAGGGCACTGTTGGCGGCATCCAAGTCTTTGCACCCGACACGACCAAGGTCGATAAGGCAAGCTACAAAGCTGCGCTGGACTATCAGATAGCGCGTGACGTGATGGTCTATGGGCTGTTCGCACATGGCTTCAAATCGGGCGCTTACAACATTCTGACCTACAGTTCGACGCCGACCGCTCCCGAACAACTCGACGACTATGAGATCGGCTTCAAATCACAATTCCTCGACAATCGGATTCGACTGAATGCTGCTGCTTTCTACTACGACATAAAGAACCCGCAGGTGCAACTCATTCAGAACGGCACTACCTTTCTGTCGAACGCCGGGGCCGCACGGGTAAAGGGCGCTGAAGCCGACTTGAGCATCAAGGCCACACAAGGGATCACCTTTCGGGCCAGTATCGCCTACATGGATGCCAAGTATACGGATTATAAGAATGCGCCCGCAGGTCGCCCCGATTTCGTCGTTGGTGGTTCGATTCAGTTGCCAAACATCGACGCTTCCGGCAATCGCCTGCCGTTCGCAGCAAAATGGAGCTTCAACATTGGAGGCGATTTTTCCTTAGACACACCCGCGGGAAAGGTAACGCTCACGGCGGACTGGTTCCACAATAGCGGATACACATTCGAGCCCGATCAGTTTCTGCGACAGGGCGCGTACGATCTTGTCAATGCGCAAGTGCGGATACAGGCCAATGAGAATGTCGGGCTTCGCATCTGGGGCCGAAACCTCGCGAATGAAAGAATCGTCGCGGGCGCGGCTTCGCAATACGGATATGCGGGGTATCCCTGGAGCCCGGCACCGCCACTGACGTTCGGTGGAGCGGTGGACTTTAAGTTTTGA
- a CDS encoding NAD(P)-dependent oxidoreductase, with the protein MSNGKFTGSVGYVGLGDMGGAIAQRLVYAAIDLIVFDLDDDAIARLVAKGARAAASLFDLVQNAGVVFICVDPEPAVETVIEEILEFVRPDQTLIIQSSVSPQVVIDASEKAKLKGVRLFDAPVSGTYRDRQNGTLAVPTGAAREDIGHIATLLELIGRPIYLKTVGGGEIAKLANNAVSSITRSGLMEAIELAEAYGVAEADLLEVLSVGSGSSFVVKNWSFFDDLARQGHIVRKQPMQAAEIRKTIKQKDLHLPIIEAHFEPLRILDIQRYKKLTGRYPDSGGV; encoded by the coding sequence GTGTCGAACGGCAAGTTTACGGGATCTGTCGGCTATGTCGGTCTGGGAGACATGGGCGGCGCCATTGCCCAGCGGTTGGTTTATGCTGCCATCGACCTTATCGTCTTTGATCTGGATGATGACGCCATCGCTCGGCTGGTCGCAAAAGGCGCTCGGGCCGCGGCATCGCTTTTCGATCTGGTCCAAAATGCGGGAGTCGTCTTCATCTGCGTAGATCCGGAGCCAGCAGTAGAGACGGTGATCGAGGAAATCCTCGAGTTCGTGCGCCCCGACCAGACTCTGATCATTCAGTCTTCGGTTTCTCCCCAAGTCGTTATCGATGCTTCTGAAAAGGCGAAGCTGAAAGGCGTAAGGCTGTTCGATGCTCCCGTAAGTGGAACTTACAGGGATCGGCAAAATGGCACTTTGGCCGTGCCGACAGGCGCAGCGCGCGAGGATATCGGTCATATCGCGACGCTGCTCGAACTGATCGGGCGGCCGATTTACCTCAAGACAGTGGGCGGCGGCGAGATCGCCAAACTTGCTAACAATGCCGTGTCCAGCATTACGCGCTCTGGATTAATGGAGGCCATTGAGCTCGCTGAGGCATATGGCGTTGCCGAAGCAGATCTGCTCGAGGTGCTGAGTGTTGGGAGCGGGAGCAGTTTTGTGGTCAAGAACTGGAGTTTTTTCGATGACCTTGCCCGTCAGGGACATATAGTCCGGAAACAGCCGATGCAGGCGGCAGAAATCCGAAAGACTATCAAACAGAAAGACCTACATCTTCCCATCATCGAAGCCCATTTCGAGCCGTTGAGAATACTCGACATCCAACGGTACAAGAAGCTCACCGGACGATATCCTGATTCCGGCGGAGTGTGA